The DNA segment catgacctattttacaacaataagagcatgtagggggtgatctcatttttgctttagcaatgaggctagtaaagtctattgatttcttaccgtaccctattccacccttatcaaaactacatttttgcatgctaagtagattattcaatttattgctactaacattgaacttatcaaaagatttttctaagtgagctatgtcatcctttaatcttaggttttcatactccttagtttctaattcaagTTTGAGATTTCTATTTTCatttctaagtgatttagccatatcaaacatatgtttatatgcatgcaataattcatcataggaaggtacctcttcatcgtcgtcagagacgatgtcattactcctagccatgaggcagatgttggcttcctcctcgtcatcatcgctatcgctccaagtggctatgagtgctttcttctttcccttgtcaactttctttTTGAGAGTGTCTTaatttgcatagtggccttgttgttgacagttgtatcATGTAACTTccctttgccttgatatcttctttctttatttccttccttgtggacaattccaactcatgggtttttagagtcccatggagttgatcaaggtgataggaagcggtgtcgcctttgttggattctatgatggccgtcctctttgcatcccactccttgggtaaggcgcatagagctctcctccacacttgcttggttggatattgttctccaagttgggctagctcattgatgatttgagagagccttcggaacatggtatCAACATCCTCACTAGcctccatctcaaatgtctcgtatttgagttgaagtagatcgatctttgtcTCCTTGACTTGATTGGCCCCttcgtggcatatctccaatttgtcccaaatctcttttgcggataagcacatcgagatccggttgtactcgttcatatctaaggaacaatgaagattATTCATAGTTTTAGCATTTTGGGATAtcaatttcatatcctcctttgaaaattcgtccattcccttaggaattttgactccctcaacctctttcgtaggtatgtagggacctttcacagttactttccaaaggtcataatctatgaattggatatatagggacattcgattttttCAATATCCatagtttatgccgttgaaaagaggaggatgattggttgattgcccttgagcataatcgctagctagatttgccatagagcctttttgaaaatattttgtaaaaatgtggctctgataccacttgttagaacctaatgggggggggatttatgttctattgacaactttaataatttaaagcgattatgctagtacgcaagcggaagacttaaagcaatcaaatataagcgCAGTAAATAAATtagtaatgtaaataaagcagtaaaagggataagagatgtttatggaagttcgacgataaatcgtctacgtctccccttcttggttaagatcgattaaccaaggatccactagcacttcaacgtcttggccttgatggctccaaggatagccgtacaactcaacacgatcaccgcgccgatacaactcaaacacttggccttaagggctccaaggatagccacaacactcgtataatacacttggcttcacacacaagtgtttacaacaaccgagcaaccaactcacgaaATATTACAAACAAACCTCGATTTTGAATAAAACGCTCAATTATCACTTGAATACTTTGAAAGAGAAGATGTTACTTGCAATgagagatgagagtgaattggtgagttgagaaggcttcaaatgacatgtatttataggtgccaatccgaacgggttcgggtcgtccgaacattgtctgattcaatttcaaatttCTACGGCTGATGAACTGCTCGGGtggtccgaagtcctcttcgggtcgtccgaacggctgcattaaattcatttCGGCAATttttcttccgacaaaatcttcatggccgtaaaggagttcgggtggtccgaacctgtcttcgggtcatccgaagtATTCATTTCAtggcctccgagagtgcctccgaGCAATTTTAAAATCATGGAAAATCTTCGGGTTGTCTGAActgtcttcggatcgtccgaagtagtCTTCGAAGCCTCCGAGCCTGTCCTtcgatctttatttaattctggaaaaatcttcggaccgtccgaagtgggcttcgggtcgtccgaacctgggCAGATTCGAACCcttgaatttttattcccaattttttattatcgattcttgcttccaatatcgtctatactcaaaagtattataatctgcaaatttctcacttgaaactgttagtaacgatttaaccgagttttgtaatcatcaaaacaatttaattatgagaattgttaatgtattaaaaacattaatctcattacacgagatttgtatgcgtttaaggtgTAACAGGTAGCATCGACATATCCGTCCATATCAAAGTTGCAATcgtcttttatttaaattaaattactttttttattttttaaattaaaaaaaaccctTAAAATAAGTTAAGCAATGGATCGACTTGAAATGCAATTAAATCGAATCTATCAGCTTGAACCCAACTAACTCGAATCGATGAGCTTGACACCCGATGTAATCGAATAAATTTAACTAATTTTTAGCCTACTGAACTGATTTTTTCGTGTTGTAAATCAAGATaagcaaaataatttaaaatgggTGAACAGTAAAATGAATATTTTCCAGAGAAATTGAAATAATTAAAGAAATCAAGATAAGCCCAAGGCCAATAAGGAAAGTGGAAAGGCATAGCAGCCCAACCCAATACTGCCTGTTTCTTCAGCCTTTGTGGGCCCGATCGAAGCCCATTTGTTAATCTTCTAAGTTCTACCCACACAAAATTAGGGATGGCAACGAGGCGGGTCTGGGACGGGTTTGGCTAAACCCGGGATCCACCCCGCCTCCCTTTggacccgccccgccccgcgaACCCGGCAGATTCAATACGGGTTAGACCCTTTGAACCcactataaattaaataattttaaatttattaaaataaaaaaaataaaaagtttaaaaattaacaaatatcattaaatttaatttcaaatatagatttataatatttaagacaAAGAAGAAATTATTCTCAcaagtttaaatttattaatttgtaattaattaatatttattagctaaaaaacattataatgatttatttttatactaaacatatcataataaaataattttatttcaattcaaTAATATTACACATTCaaattatagataaaatatcaattatttagtataataatataattatatattattaatattacatatatattttatatttatatatatagatgaatattttatatttatatatatagatgaatattttatatttatatatatataatactttgGCGGGATCCGGAGTGGATTTGGCCAAACCTGAAACCCTCCCTGGACCCGCTTGTGGACCCACTTTTGTCATCCTTACACAAAATCATCTGGAAGCGTAGATCGTACCAGAAGATCTTCGGAGGGAAGATGTACCACGTGGCAATTAATAACTGGTACAGATCGAGGGCTCACATGCACCGCGCGGAACAGGCGACAATACCAGTCTGGTCTTTATAGGGCACTAGAATTTGCACTTACTAAATATAAATCAACatattgatttttgttttacaaGGCGGCTGGATTTACAATCTTCTGCAGACAACGGAGGTGAATTAACTGTTGATCTCCCACTTTTTCGCTCAGTATTTTTGTGTATCTTTTCTGATCGGTTCATTTGTAATGGTCGGATTGTTTTTTTAACTGCTGTGtggattttttttgaatttattgtgTTTAGATTTTGTTTGATGATTTATAGTGAAGGATTTGGATTCGTTTTCGAGACCTATTTCTTGGATTGTGCTGTCGTTTCGATTTAGCATTCCCGGGGTTCGTATGATTGCGACACGATTTATATTGCTGGGAGTTGAGCTCGTTGATTTTTGTTCGGTGTTGGTTTAAGTTTTAGTTAAATTTGTGTGAATATGAGGTGGATCGAGAATGTGTGTTGATTAACCTTTGTATGCGGAATTCGGTTGGTGAGTAAGACCAGCCTTTCCGAAGTTACTCAGTTTTAGTAAAAATGGGAGATTGATTTCATCTATTGATGTGGAGAAAAGTTGTGTGTGTTGGATCATCGACATCTTTTTATGTGATACTCATATTCATAAAGCTCGCATTTAGTATCTCATGTATAGGAGAAGAAGTCGTATTTCTCTTGAAATGATTATGGCAAACTGAGTGTATAGGAATttatggttcttgagtttcctttTTCAAAGGAGGGATTTGAATATGAGAAGCGTGGAACTTCAGATTCTCTGTTTATTTCTTGATGATCAGAATGGAAGGCTTTTGGCTTTAAAATCCTTTTCCCAAATCCTCTTTGCTTGGATTATTCTTTTGATGAATTGATTTTGTATTTTCGTCAGTGCAAATTGCGGTAGAGGGACTGTTGTTGCCCTGCAGGTCAAAGATAAGGGTTCTGCAAAGAATTTGACAAACAAATCATTAACTTCTTTTAGATCCAAATTGTTTAATGAAGGGTTCTTCTTTTACCGGGATCAAGGTTTGGTGTTTTTGGTCTGAGAATGGTGCAACTTTATTCTGTAAGCATATAAATCAGATGATTTTATGGGAAACTTTTAGGAGGGTCCAATGACCTACTCCCTGGCTGCCAGGTTGTTGTTGGGTAGAAAAACTCGCTTGAATTTCCTGTATATGAGGTGAAAATTTTGCTTTGATGGAAGTATTGTATCCCGCATTTGTATTGTAGTGATTGGATCACCCCTAGTCAGGTATGGGTGTAACCCTGTTTCTGGGGAACAGAGAAACTGTAGAAATGTGTTCAGAgggtgattaattgtttatggTAACAAAACTCTGCTCATGACAGGTACCCCCTTGGAAAGAAAAATATTAGATCAGTCTTTTCTCCACCAAATTTGTTTTTTAAGGCACATGATATGGCTAGAGAAATAACTATGCTCAATGACTTTCCTTGTCATTTATATTGACTAGCCACTTTTTGTTCTAGGAGCATAAGACAACAGAAACAGGATGGTTAGAGCCTATTCTCAAGAACACACTTACAAGCACCCATGGGAGCGAGTAACTGCTGCATCATGGCGCAAATTTGCGGACCCTGAGAACAAGCGTACCCTATCTCACATCCTTGAGGTTGACACCTTGAATCACAAGCTTGAACCTAGCACTGGAAAACTTTACACAACTCGAGCTCTTACAATTCATGCTCCAGGGCCGTGGTTTGTTCGTAAAATCATTGGCCAAGACATCTGCCATTGTGTTGAATCAACTGTTGTTGATGGGAAAGCTCGGTCTATGCAACTTGCCACTCGTAACATTAGTCTCGAAAAGTTCATCGAGGTGGAGGAAAAGATAAGATATGAACCTCATCCTGAGAATCCAAACGGATGGACGATATGCAGGCAAGAAACTAGCATACGCATAAAACCCTTGTCGGCATTGGCCTCGATGGCAGAGAGAATAGAGCAAAAATGTGTGGATAAGTTTCAGCAAAACAGCGCCAAGGGTAGAGAAGTTATGGAAAGGATGTGCATGTATCTTGAAGCTGAATCCAGTGGATTGTCTGTCTGATTTTTGGCTCTTATTTTAACTTGGAGTCTTCCGGTTTAATTATCAGGTCTGAGTAAGCAGGAAGGATAAATTTACAGAAGACTGTAACAGAATGGTTCTCCCTTTAGACTTGGTCATCTTTTTGTAATAATAGGGTTATGTAACACACTTTCTTTAACTTGGCCTATACTTGTGTTTCATGATGGTGTACAAGCAACTGTTACCATGACAAATAATGTCTTTAGTTTGTTTTTTCgttttttaaactttgatttacTTTTAAACAAAATCATGATTGTACAGTATACGCATGCTTAGGAGAGTAGTTTTTGTAGGctgtatatttatttattatattttctaCGCTCTCAAGTATATCTAGTATAGAATAGACCTAGCCACGGGCCGTGTCTGAGTCGGCAATAGGCCGACCCTTAACCTGCCCGCCCGTGGCCGGTTCGGGTCCGGTTAACCGGTGGTTCCGGGTCCGGGTCGacccttatttttttaaaaaaaaattaaaaaaaacttgtaCAATTGAACtttaaaaactctatcaaatatttcattatctcaataaaaaagctattacatttattaaataaaaaatatattatatttcaacttttaacataatattacatttatttaagaaaaaataaattgcatttcaactttcaacattgaatattaaaaactctatctagttcaataaaaaaaaaattatatttattaaataaaaatatattacatttcaacttttcacatcttatattaaaaatatatgtatatcaataaataatttattatatttattcaataaaattatatattatgtttcaacatcttatattaaaaactctatttatctcaataaaaaatatattacatttcaaCTTTAAACATCTTGTATAAAAACTattattacatttaattatattCAATCACATTTAATTACCAAATTAACATTTGGCCTAGTGGCAAAAATGAGGTTTCAAAATCATTTGTTTTTGGGTTCAAATCTCACTCATGCGTGTGtatcaaatatataatattatttaaattatttaaaatttaaaataatattttaaaaaggtaAATCCGCTGGGTCAACCCGGTGAACCCGTCGGGTCGGACCCGCCGAGTTGAACCGGCCAACCCGTCGGGTCAGCGgtttttcaaagaaaaaaatcgGGACCGGACCGCCCGGTTCCAGGTTAGACCTGTTGACCCGATAACTGGCCCGTTGACCACGGGCCGGTTCCGGGCCCCacccggcccttggccaggtctagTATAGAACAACTAACAAATATTGAATTTAAATGAAATTGGAGAATATTTACTTGTGTTGATATGATtgtgaaaatataatttataaggTGATTAGTAAACTAATTAGATATGATATAAAGtgttatagataaataataatttgtttacTGTGATTGATTACAATTGTGATTAGAATTGtgattaaacaaaaatttacaattttgCCTTTTAAATATGATAGAAAAGATTATAAAGAAGggtatatttgaaattttctaaTTTTCTTTCCATTTATACAAGTCATAGATTATTTATCCTTAATGAAATTGAGGATTATAAATCATGCTCAAATCTaattattaatgggcttgagtttaggaaattttgataatttttaagtaaacatgggatgaattattattaatagtCTTATCACATGATGATCACCCCAAGTAAACGCAACCTTAAAGCCAAACAAATATGAGATATAGCGTGGCTTGTAAGTACTgaaattataaatatggattaaatttataattttgtgtTCTGCGAGATAAAAATACGACTATTCGATTGTTAGGATATACTCTTCAAACTACtcaaaaaaatactttttttaaaaaaaaaaatttccagtcAATTTTGTTTTGCAATTATTCTTCTAAAAACACTTCAATCACTAAAACATAATCCAGTGTGCTTTTTTGGTTTAGATAAAAAAGAAATgataaattttagtattttcTTGATAATggtattaaaatattttaaaaatacacAAATATTAAGTGActaacatattaaaataatactTGGGATATCTTCTTCcggataattattaaaattgtCCCAATAATGTCACACAATTCTCAATTATACCCATTTTTTTCATTGTTCCCAAATTAATAAGTCCATCATatactaaaataatattctAAGATATCGTTTGGTTTCATGAATGGGAATGAGATGTATGAGAGAATGAATAGAAGTGTGATAAGAACATAATGAAATATGGATAAGCAATACATAGATATGAACAATATGTtgtttgtatatttttttttttaggattattGTATTTATTACTATAGAATCTCTTAATTGTCCTTTTCAATTTCTACTCATCCTCCACTAATACCATAGGTTGGAagggtttttttttatcaagcCCATATATAATGTCATACCGTGACATTAGATGAAAATGggttaacaaaaaataaaagaaacatgAGATAAGTAAAAATTTGTGGATCATCTCACTTTCATCTAATGTATCAAATGGTACATAAGGCTTCGCTTAGTACGTGTGATGAGATTATTAATGTAAAGATAAATTTTGGGATAAGTATATTTTTCaatataattatgaaatatatttaaaaaacttTATTTTGTTTGTTTGGTTTTTTATGTGTAGGATTAAAAGTTGGACTATGCATCTTTTACCAAAATTGCCCCTGACCACTGTACACATCCAAGGCCACGCGAGATTTGAGAATAACCTAATATCTCTCACTGCATCTCCTCTTTTGACATCCACATACACAGGTACACCGGCGTCGATTTTAGAGTCCATTACATTCTACATCTCAATCTCTCCGACTCAAATATCCGGTTCTTGCTTCAGCCAGATGTGTTCGAATTGTAAATAAGAATGGAGTTGTTGCTGCCTTCAACAGAGTTTGACATATCCgtgcaaaacaaaaaaaataattttattaaccaGTGCTACATCAAAAAAATACATCAATTTCAGCGTTTTGGAATACAATCAATGTACGTGGCTACAAACATTACTGGTTCGTTTTCAACAATTCTATGGTTGTTCGAGCACAGTACAACTAAATACTTTGACGTGgggtaaaaatataattaatacaAATTTGCAAGAGCACATTGATTTACCTGGTTCATGTAGGTTTGTCACAGATTTGCTTCCATTGTGAACTTCCAATTCGCAAGCATAGACGAGGCCCAGCTCTAATGGCAGATAAGATATGAGTGGTGAATTATAGCCTGATGAAGTAGGGCGAAGGGTATAGTGGGAAAAAGAGTTCCTTATCTCTTCTATAGAAACATGGATTCTAAATTTCTAATACCCTCTAATTAAAATGGTGGGTATATTTACCTTCCTTTTCCATCTTCAACAATGCATTTGGCAATGTTTGGTACGTGGGTTTAAATTGGGACAGGGACTAGAGCCTTATGTTTGACTCGTTTTTTGTGCAAAAGGTGAAATCTCAAGGCTCGGTCAAATGTTCGGTACGTGGGTTTAGATTGGGAAATGGACTAGGGCCCTATGTCTGACTCGTTTTTTGTGCAAAAGGTGAAATCTCAGGGCTCGGTCAAATGCACTGTTGAAGATGGAAAAGCAAGGTAAATAAACCCACCGTTTTAGAGGGTATTAGAATCCATGTTTCTACAGTAGAAGAGATAAGGAACTCTTTTTCCCACTATACCCTTCGCCCTACTTCATCAGGCTATAATTTCACCACTCATTATCTACCATTAGGGCTGGGCGTCGTCTGTTCTTGCGAATTGGAAGTTCACAATGGAAGAAAATCTGTGACAAACCTACATGAACCAGGTAAATCAAtgttgtagcgacccaacccgtaTCCACttgatgtgatgatatttgCCTATATTTATGTGTGTTAATTGGTGTGATTAGAAGAGTTtgcattgattaaattcattgtATAGTTACTAATGaatagtatttgcgatgtgagtaccatatttcattggtaggggacatggagatgtccaagcatgcaaataagtgctccttgtagagt comes from the Henckelia pumila isolate YLH828 chromosome 1, ASM3356847v2, whole genome shotgun sequence genome and includes:
- the LOC140875360 gene encoding uncharacterized protein, whose protein sequence is MVRAYSQEHTYKHPWERVTAASWRKFADPENKRTLSHILEVDTLNHKLEPSTGKLYTTRALTIHAPGPWFVRKIIGQDICHCVESTVVDGKARSMQLATRNISLEKFIEVEEKIRYEPHPENPNGWTICRQETSIRIKPLSALASMAERIEQKCVDKFQQNSAKGREVMERMCMYLEAESSGLSV